One window of Alkaliphilus metalliredigens QYMF genomic DNA carries:
- a CDS encoding ABC transporter permease → MQTTKKLSKTTKEMKAPIVPAVKSRASRSQWAEVWLRLKKSKAAMLGLTMLIILLLTAIFANYIAPYSYSEQNLTMTREAPGATYTTTNEAGEEITRRYILGTDHNGRDILSRIIYGARTSIQVGFIAIAFAVVIGGAIGSIAGYYGGRLDNLIMRCIDVLLAIPPILLAIAIVSAFGGSLVNVMIAIGIGNTPRMARLVRGSVMSVRENEYIESAKALGASDARIIFNEIIPNALAPIIVQGTLNVASAIIAAAGLSYIGLGAPPPTPEWGSMLSSGQNYIRTAWWMSVFPGLAIFITVLSLNLLGDGLRDALDPRLKQ, encoded by the coding sequence GTGCAAACAACCAAGAAGCTTTCTAAAACAACTAAAGAAATGAAAGCACCTATAGTTCCTGCAGTGAAATCTCGTGCAAGCAGAAGCCAATGGGCGGAAGTTTGGTTGAGGTTGAAAAAAAGCAAAGCAGCGATGTTGGGACTTACGATGCTGATAATATTATTACTGACAGCAATTTTTGCTAATTATATCGCACCATATTCTTATTCTGAACAGAATTTAACGATGACAAGAGAAGCACCCGGTGCAACCTATACCACAACCAATGAGGCAGGGGAAGAAATTACTAGACGCTACATATTAGGGACGGATCATAACGGTAGAGACATATTAAGCAGAATCATATATGGGGCGAGAACATCTATACAAGTAGGGTTTATTGCAATTGCTTTTGCTGTTGTAATAGGCGGTGCCATTGGATCTATAGCCGGTTATTATGGAGGCAGGTTGGATAATCTGATAATGCGCTGTATTGATGTGCTATTGGCCATACCTCCTATTTTACTAGCGATTGCAATTGTCAGTGCTTTCGGGGGTTCTCTGGTAAATGTTATGATCGCAATTGGTATCGGTAATACTCCTAGAATGGCCAGATTGGTTAGAGGTTCAGTAATGTCCGTTAGAGAAAACGAATATATCGAGTCTGCAAAAGCTTTAGGCGCATCGGACGCGAGAATTATATTTAATGAAATAATTCCGAACGCCCTAGCACCGATTATTGTCCAAGGGACACTTAATGTAGCATCTGCAATAATTGCAGCAGCAGGATTAAGTTATATAGGGCTAGGTGCCCCACCGCCAACACCAGAATGGGGTTCAATGCTTTCATCGGGTCAAAATTATATCAGAACTGCATGGTGGATGTCAGTTTTTCCTGGTCTAGCAATCTTTATAACGGTTTTATCCTTAAATTTACTGGGAGATGGACTAAGAGATGCATTAGATCCAAGACTTAAACAATAA
- a CDS encoding MarR family winged helix-turn-helix transcriptional regulator — translation MEFETKIKMINEQWTDIYYLLHYVEKDNLTHQAIRLLQYIDKNQETTIGDLAKHTNTSSNTASEHIKRLIKKGLVTKKRSEEDERKIIVNITEEGKCTLYRHTKLDETKLRIVFDSLSSSELEMIQKGFSIFTEVTKKCLL, via the coding sequence ATGGAATTCGAGACTAAGATTAAAATGATTAATGAACAGTGGACAGATATTTACTATCTATTACACTATGTTGAAAAAGATAACTTAACCCATCAAGCAATTCGATTGTTACAATACATCGATAAAAATCAAGAGACAACTATTGGAGATTTAGCAAAACACACTAATACATCCTCAAATACGGCTTCTGAACATATTAAAAGACTAATAAAGAAAGGTCTTGTTACTAAGAAAAGAAGTGAAGAAGATGAAAGAAAAATTATAGTTAATATAACTGAAGAAGGCAAATGTACATTGTATCGTCATACAAAATTGGATGAGACTAAATTAAGGATAGTTTTTGATTCTCTTAGTAGTTCGGAATTAGAAATGATACAAAAGGGATTTTCAATTTTTACTGAGGTGACAAAGAAATGTTTACTGTAG
- a CDS encoding ECF subfamily RNA polymerase sigma-24 factor, which translates to MQGANRELLPQINHLNSHYKEVIVLYYYVELSYEEMSEVKYTVIGVGKEEIKKLIFSIE; encoded by the coding sequence TTGCAGGGTGCGAACAGGGAGCTTCTTCCACAAATTAATCATCTAAACAGTCACTATAAAGAGGTTATCGTCCTATATTACTACGTTGAATTATCCTATGAAGAAATGTCAGAAGTTAAATATACAGTAATCGGGGTCGGTAAGGAAGAAATTAAGAAATTGATATTTTCTATAGAATAA
- a CDS encoding WG repeat-containing protein translates to MKKVAFLIIIVWVMTAIQGCKNQEDIIVTTERYAMTEAVYVSEVKLQEAFWFIDGIAIVRIDDKFGYIDNTGKIIIEPVFNTAAQFSEGLAAVEMDVKWGYIDKTGDVIIQPQFDEGHSFVEGWARVKVDKYYGVIDSSGTFIVAAKYDQIFPSFDGFISLRKEEQYGLFNIEERILIEPLYEEIGGFVEGLASVKKDGWGFINKSGKIVIDTRFEMISSFSEGFAAVAVMTEGERKYGYIDKTGEFVIEPKFDRAGDFIEGYSIVTEEEKWLVIDKRGEVVKYLEINDVIDMSHQFKQVEVEGRYGFIDNKGNSIIEPRFDMSYSTFNFKEGIITLRLDEKWGYGNIEGKIIVEPQFDDAMDFMNEYAGRVVLDGKCGYVNKNGEIIVEPQFDDVDFLMAEGIARVMLDERYGLVNDKGELIAAPKYEVIGGFIEGMSAVKLEEKWGFINDTGEEVVEPQYDNARQFNEGFAPVNLDGEWYYIDKTGEVVF, encoded by the coding sequence TTGAAAAAGGTTGCATTTTTAATAATTATTGTTTGGGTTATGACAGCTATACAAGGCTGTAAAAATCAAGAAGATATTATAGTAACCACGGAGAGGTACGCTATGACGGAGGCAGTATATGTAAGTGAAGTAAAGCTTCAGGAAGCTTTTTGGTTTATAGACGGAATTGCAATAGTAAGAATAGATGATAAATTTGGATATATTGATAATACTGGAAAAATCATTATTGAACCTGTCTTTAATACTGCTGCTCAATTTTCAGAGGGGTTAGCTGCTGTAGAAATGGATGTCAAATGGGGATATATTGATAAGACGGGTGATGTGATTATTCAACCACAGTTTGATGAAGGACATAGCTTTGTTGAAGGCTGGGCAAGGGTTAAGGTGGATAAATATTATGGTGTCATTGATTCGTCTGGAACGTTTATTGTAGCAGCTAAATATGACCAAATATTTCCCTCTTTCGATGGTTTTATATCCCTTAGAAAAGAAGAACAATATGGGCTGTTCAATATAGAGGAAAGAATCCTAATAGAGCCTTTATATGAAGAAATAGGGGGATTCGTCGAAGGATTAGCTAGCGTAAAAAAGGATGGTTGGGGTTTTATTAATAAAAGTGGAAAGATTGTCATTGATACAAGGTTTGAGATGATTAGTTCCTTTTCCGAAGGATTTGCGGCAGTAGCAGTTATGACTGAAGGGGAAAGAAAGTATGGTTACATAGATAAAACAGGTGAATTTGTAATAGAGCCTAAATTTGATAGAGCAGGAGATTTTATTGAAGGCTACAGCATCGTTACGGAAGAAGAAAAGTGGTTGGTAATAGACAAGAGGGGTGAGGTAGTAAAATATCTAGAAATTAATGATGTGATTGATATGTCTCATCAGTTTAAACAGGTTGAAGTAGAAGGAAGATACGGATTCATAGATAATAAAGGCAATTCTATTATTGAACCAAGGTTTGATATGAGTTATAGCACCTTTAACTTTAAAGAAGGAATAATTACCCTACGGTTAGACGAAAAATGGGGCTATGGCAATATAGAAGGCAAAATTATAGTGGAACCACAATTTGATGATGCTATGGACTTCATGAACGAATATGCAGGAAGAGTGGTACTGGATGGAAAGTGTGGCTATGTTAATAAAAATGGTGAAATCATAGTAGAACCACAATTTGATGATGTGGATTTTCTGATGGCAGAAGGCATTGCCAGAGTGATGCTTGATGAAAGGTATGGATTGGTTAATGATAAAGGAGAGCTGATTGCAGCACCTAAGTACGAAGTTATTGGAGGATTTATTGAAGGTATGAGTGCAGTTAAGTTGGAAGAGAAATGGGGTTTTATTAATGACACTGGAGAAGAAGTAGTAGAACCTCAGTATGATAATGCCCGTCAATTTAATGAAGGTTTTGCCCCTGTCAACCTAGATGGGGAGTGGTATTATATTGATAAGACAGGTGAGGTGGTTTTTTAA
- a CDS encoding GIY-YIG nuclease family protein, protein MLTNWNNKVLYTGVTNNLERRIYEHKNKLVKGFTAKYNVGKLVYFDYTSDVISAIAREKEIKGWARKKKNELIESINPQWNDLSKELFR, encoded by the coding sequence ATGTTGACTAATTGGAATAATAAGGTTTTATATACAGGTGTTACTAATAATTTAGAGCGTAGGATATATGAACATAAAAATAAATTAGTAAAAGGCTTTACAGCAAAATATAATGTGGGTAAATTAGTATATTTTGACTATACATCAGATGTAATTTCAGCTATAGCAAGAGAAAAAGAGATTAAAGGATGGGCTAGAAAAAAGAAGAATGAGTTGATTGAAAGTATAAATCCTCAATGGAATGATTTATCTAAAGAACTTTTTAGATAA
- a CDS encoding nitroreductase family protein has protein sequence MSMIIEIKTRRSIRKYIDKPVEEEKILKLLESGRLAPSGSNTQPWHFIIVKSELNREKLAKISHNQKWMLSAPVFIVCVADIRSRIKEEIDISIDESSPQQELKQIIRDTTIAIEHMVLEAESQGLGTCWVAWFTQEEIRPILNIPSDKYVVSILTVGYSDEMPKARPRKKLEEIIHTEIW, from the coding sequence ATGAGTATGATTATAGAAATAAAAACACGGAGAAGCATAAGGAAATATATAGACAAACCAGTAGAAGAGGAAAAGATACTTAAGTTACTAGAAAGTGGAAGACTTGCCCCATCTGGCAGTAATACACAGCCGTGGCATTTCATTATAGTAAAATCGGAATTAAATAGAGAAAAACTAGCTAAAATATCACATAATCAAAAATGGATGCTTTCTGCTCCAGTTTTCATAGTATGTGTTGCAGATATACGTTCTAGAATAAAAGAAGAGATCGATATATCAATTGATGAAAGTAGTCCTCAGCAGGAGTTAAAGCAAATAATCAGAGATACAACAATTGCTATTGAGCATATGGTACTTGAAGCTGAAAGTCAAGGTTTAGGCACTTGTTGGGTTGCATGGTTTACTCAAGAAGAAATTAGACCGATTTTAAATATACCCTCTGATAAATATGTTGTGAGTATTCTCACGGTTGGGTATAGTGATGAAATGCCGAAAGCTCGTCCAAGAAAGAAGCTTGAAGAAATAATACATACAGAAATTTGGTAG
- a CDS encoding RNA polymerase sigma factor has protein sequence MTDDYDKVTPIVSVIEPMESQEEILEKQELKANILKQINHLNSHYKEVIVLYYYVELSYEEIDIFYRIRIWFISYILIFIGFNSVLI, from the coding sequence TTGACCGATGATTATGATAAGGTGACGCCCATAGTAAGTGTGATAGAGCCCATGGAGTCACAAGAAGAAATACTAGAAAAACAAGAACTCAAGGCAAATATATTGAAACAAATTAATCATCTAAACAGTCATTATAAAGAGGTTATCGTCCTTTATTACTACGTTGAATTATCTTATGAAGAAATTGATATTTTCTATAGAATAAGGATCTGGTTTATTAGCTATATCCTTATTTTTATTGGGTTTAATAGTGTTTTGATTTGA
- a CDS encoding TIGR04104 family putative zinc finger protein, producing MKLQGCKNCETKFSYKAIQRAFFSKTEKRFKCENCGTEHKLKRDYHRIISIIVVLPMFLHWFLISLDRLLVLSITIAYVIAIILLIPNIVKYDKI from the coding sequence TTGAAGCTGCAAGGCTGTAAAAATTGTGAAACAAAATTTAGCTATAAAGCTATCCAAAGAGCATTCTTTTCGAAAACAGAGAAGCGTTTTAAATGTGAAAATTGTGGTACAGAACATAAATTAAAAAGAGATTATCATAGAATTATATCGATTATAGTTGTACTTCCAATGTTTTTACATTGGTTTTTGATATCTCTAGACCGCTTATTGGTGCTTTCTATTACCATTGCTTATGTCATAGCAATAATATTGTTAATTCCTAATATAGTCAAATACGATAAGATATAA
- a CDS encoding RNA polymerase sigma factor, whose amino-acid sequence MYKRYYRDVYRTVYYITKEKELSQDLTNDAFLKAYDKIQSLDDINKFKQWICVIAANLAKNHIRKQSKVLPFYPMETLEDKHNTEDMVIEKIDLEEKREKLRRGLQQLDPDAKEILILRYYHNLTYEEMGKALSLKQGTVKSRLKRSKDKLFKIFNSEDEKNEKRQCEPI is encoded by the coding sequence ATGTATAAACGATACTATAGAGATGTCTATCGAACTGTATACTATATTACAAAAGAGAAAGAACTATCTCAAGATCTTACAAATGATGCTTTTTTAAAGGCATATGATAAGATACAATCCCTTGATGATATCAATAAATTTAAACAATGGATTTGTGTCATCGCCGCTAATTTAGCTAAAAATCATATTCGAAAGCAGAGTAAGGTACTTCCTTTTTACCCGATGGAAACACTAGAAGATAAGCACAATACAGAGGATATGGTGATTGAAAAAATAGATCTGGAAGAAAAAAGAGAAAAATTGAGAAGGGGACTACAACAGTTAGATCCCGATGCCAAGGAAATTCTTATTTTAAGGTACTACCACAACCTAACTTATGAAGAAATGGGAAAGGCATTATCCTTGAAACAAGGTACTGTCAAATCAAGGTTGAAAAGGTCCAAGGATAAACTCTTTAAAATATTCAACTCAGAGGATGAGAAAAATGAAAAAAGACAATGTGAACCAATTTGA
- a CDS encoding MBL fold metallo-hydrolase — translation MKYIAERMTKSVYVIAIWDEAWGSFNNCYVIKNAGKTILIDTGKVEHVDYFIRALGEIGIDEHDIDLIIVTHVHKDHIGGSMAFKSREKRIHKKDYFQLDSILQEQFTPIEADEGWMNGLNYFRLGHHTPGSLVLYLPAEKVLFMGDFHCFFGVKSIENGFVYEGVELRDQSREIVSGILQEDHAFEKYNLREYFLGLKKINTLQIDYLATGHGVVLKGGIKEFIEDLLRLEPIRGREGG, via the coding sequence ATGAAATATATTGCAGAAAGAATGACTAAGAGTGTTTATGTGATCGCTATTTGGGATGAAGCATGGGGTTCTTTTAATAATTGTTACGTGATAAAAAATGCTGGGAAAACTATATTGATAGATACTGGAAAGGTAGAGCATGTTGATTATTTCATAAGGGCACTTGGGGAGATTGGAATTGATGAGCATGATATTGATTTGATTATTGTGACTCATGTCCATAAAGACCACATTGGTGGCAGTATGGCCTTTAAAAGTAGAGAGAAGAGGATACATAAAAAAGACTATTTTCAATTAGATTCAATACTTCAAGAACAATTCACGCCGATTGAAGCAGATGAAGGTTGGATGAATGGGTTAAATTATTTTAGGTTAGGTCACCATACACCAGGCTCATTAGTATTATATTTACCAGCTGAAAAAGTACTTTTTATGGGTGACTTTCATTGCTTCTTTGGAGTCAAGTCAATTGAAAATGGCTTTGTGTATGAAGGGGTAGAACTTCGAGATCAGTCAAGAGAGATTGTATCTGGTATTCTACAGGAGGACCATGCCTTCGAAAAATATAATCTCAGGGAGTACTTTTTAGGACTTAAGAAAATAAATACGCTTCAAATAGATTATTTAGCCACTGGTCATGGGGTTGTCTTGAAGGGTGGGATTAAGGAATTTATAGAAGATCTATTACGCCTTGAGCCAATAAGAGGGAGGGAGGGAGGGTGA
- a CDS encoding MurR/RpiR family transcriptional regulator — protein sequence MKGNFFQRIHASKENLTKKQMNLAQYIVHNYKKAIFLSSSELGRKINASDATVIRFSHALGYKGFSEMINALRSEFDGTISSVSRIELLHSPAEYQTHVDFNQIRECYAQAITNEYFEDLVENLLDSSKCIILGSESTASLAEYLNYHLIRYGISSDIIKDNSESIYKIYNEADEETVVISLSVRRYTKFQYYITERLIEKNMKVYSITDSIHSPYNSLNNKCIVLNSSTEEGFNHLSHSVLMLVLQEIIRKGIVNRSKDEIAKCFSLLEKYNEDVDVFLKNKF from the coding sequence ATGAAAGGAAATTTTTTTCAACGAATACATGCAAGCAAAGAGAACCTGACAAAAAAGCAAATGAACTTGGCCCAATATATTGTGCATAACTATAAAAAGGCGATTTTCCTATCCAGTTCTGAGCTTGGAAGAAAGATAAATGCTAGTGATGCAACAGTTATCCGTTTTTCACATGCCCTAGGTTATAAAGGTTTTTCTGAGATGATCAATGCACTTCGGTCGGAATTTGATGGAACAATTTCTAGTGTCAGTCGAATAGAATTACTACATAGTCCCGCTGAATATCAAACCCATGTAGATTTTAATCAAATCCGTGAATGTTATGCTCAAGCCATTACAAATGAGTATTTTGAAGACCTTGTAGAAAATTTATTGGATTCTTCTAAGTGTATCATTTTAGGGTCAGAAAGCACGGCTTCTTTAGCCGAATACTTGAATTATCACTTGATACGATACGGAATCAGTTCGGATATAATCAAAGATAATTCGGAGAGTATATATAAAATCTATAATGAAGCTGACGAAGAAACCGTCGTAATTTCATTGTCTGTTCGAAGGTACACAAAATTCCAGTACTATATTACTGAGAGATTGATTGAAAAAAATATGAAGGTGTACTCAATCACTGACAGCATTCATTCACCTTATAATTCACTGAATAATAAATGCATCGTTTTAAACTCCTCTACAGAAGAAGGGTTCAACCATTTATCTCACTCAGTATTAATGCTTGTCCTACAGGAAATAATCCGGAAAGGTATTGTTAATCGGAGTAAAGATGAAATAGCTAAATGTTTTAGTCTATTAGAAAAGTATAATGAGGATGTGGATGTTTTCTTAAAAAATAAATTTTAA
- a CDS encoding ABC transporter ATP-binding protein codes for MDSKVLEIKDLKIHYFTEDGEVLAVEGVNLGINEGETLGLVGETGAGKTTTALGIMQLVAEPPGKIVGGEILFKGDNLLKYKEKDMRKLRGNEISMIFQDPMTSLNPVLTIGEQLIEVIQLHQKLDKSKSIAKAKEMLEMVGLPGERLYDYPHEFSGGMKQRVVIAICLACNPKLLIADEPTTALDVTIQAQVLEIMKRLKDEYQMTMLMITHDLGIVAEICDNVAIMYAGRIVELSDKKSLFTDPKHPYTVGLFDSLPSIKSENKKPLNPIKGLIPDPIDLPSGCIFHPRCSDAWDRCEEEIPKEYILSDKRRVSCFKYEDQCIKSGGKTHEQTTN; via the coding sequence ATGGATTCTAAGGTATTAGAAATTAAAGATTTAAAAATACACTATTTTACGGAAGACGGAGAGGTGCTGGCAGTTGAAGGTGTCAACTTAGGGATTAATGAAGGTGAAACCCTTGGTTTGGTAGGCGAAACGGGTGCAGGAAAGACAACTACGGCCTTAGGAATCATGCAGCTTGTAGCGGAACCTCCCGGGAAAATTGTGGGAGGAGAGATTTTATTTAAGGGAGATAATCTTCTAAAGTATAAAGAAAAAGATATGAGAAAGTTAAGAGGTAATGAGATTTCTATGATTTTTCAGGATCCTATGACGTCCTTAAATCCAGTTCTTACAATTGGAGAACAGTTGATTGAAGTAATCCAATTACATCAGAAACTGGATAAGAGCAAGTCCATCGCAAAGGCGAAAGAGATGCTGGAGATGGTTGGATTGCCTGGGGAACGGCTATATGATTACCCACATGAATTTAGCGGAGGGATGAAACAACGTGTTGTTATAGCAATTTGTCTTGCATGTAACCCGAAGCTGTTAATTGCTGATGAGCCGACAACAGCACTGGATGTTACGATACAGGCTCAAGTATTGGAAATAATGAAACGATTAAAAGATGAATATCAAATGACTATGCTAATGATCACCCATGACTTGGGGATCGTTGCAGAAATATGTGATAATGTAGCCATTATGTATGCAGGTAGAATTGTTGAATTATCAGACAAAAAAAGCTTGTTTACCGACCCAAAACATCCATATACAGTGGGTCTATTTGACTCATTACCGAGTATAAAAAGTGAGAATAAAAAACCACTCAACCCTATTAAAGGTTTAATACCAGATCCAATAGATCTACCCTCTGGATGTATTTTCCATCCTCGATGTTCGGATGCTTGGGACAGATGTGAAGAGGAAATTCCTAAAGAATATATACTGAGCGATAAACGAAGGGTTTCTTGCTTCAAGTATGAAGATCAGTGCATAAAGTCAGGAGGAAAAACCCATGAGCAGACCACTAATTGA
- a CDS encoding ABC transporter permease: MVKYTLRRLAYLLPVLIGVTFVVFSIMYFTPGDAAAMRLGQEATQEQIDSMRDQMGLNDPFHIQYGRYIINAVQGDFGRSWRSNSPVISEILARFPNTFVLSVAGMSIAILIGVSLGVVSAVKQYSISDNIGMFFALFGVSVPNFWFGMLTILLFSVFWNNQFGFSLFPSSGFDAGLRSLVLPALTLGTSSAAIITRMTRSAMLEVLSQDYIRFTRAKGLGERKIITRHALSNALIPIITVTGLQFGVLLGGAVFTETVFSFPGIGRLIVESIRARDLPMVQGSVIFLAFVFSLVNLGVDLIYALVDPRIKAQYK; encoded by the coding sequence TTGGTTAAGTATACATTACGTAGGTTAGCCTATCTGTTACCAGTCTTAATCGGTGTTACATTTGTGGTATTTTCCATCATGTATTTTACACCGGGTGACGCAGCAGCAATGCGCTTAGGACAAGAAGCAACACAAGAACAGATCGATTCGATGAGGGATCAAATGGGACTCAATGATCCTTTTCATATTCAATATGGACGATACATCATAAATGCTGTACAAGGTGATTTTGGGCGTTCATGGAGAAGTAACAGTCCGGTGATCTCTGAAATTCTCGCAAGGTTTCCTAATACCTTTGTACTATCGGTGGCAGGGATGAGTATTGCAATATTAATAGGGGTATCTTTAGGCGTCGTATCAGCTGTAAAGCAATACTCGATAAGTGATAACATTGGGATGTTTTTTGCTTTATTTGGAGTATCGGTACCTAACTTTTGGTTTGGAATGCTGACTATTTTGTTATTTTCAGTATTTTGGAATAATCAATTCGGATTTTCGTTATTTCCTTCATCAGGTTTCGATGCCGGGCTGAGATCTTTAGTATTGCCTGCACTGACATTAGGAACAAGTAGTGCGGCAATTATCACAAGGATGACACGCTCTGCCATGTTAGAAGTCCTCAGCCAAGATTATATACGGTTTACAAGGGCTAAAGGATTAGGAGAGAGAAAAATAATTACAAGACATGCACTGAGTAATGCGCTAATTCCGATTATCACTGTAACAGGTTTACAGTTTGGTGTATTGCTAGGAGGCGCTGTTTTTACAGAAACAGTATTCTCTTTTCCGGGTATAGGGCGACTTATTGTAGAATCGATTAGAGCTCGTGACTTACCAATGGTACAAGGTAGTGTAATTTTCTTAGCCTTTGTTTTTAGTTTAGTAAATTTAGGTGTGGATTTAATTTACGCTTTAGTAGATCCGCGGATAAAAGCACAGTATAAATAA
- a CDS encoding DUF3147 family protein, whose product MFTVVKIMISAVIIGIVTEVSMRFPTYGGIIAALPIVSLLSLIWIHIQGEQTQFLSKFVFGVLRGLPATGILLLIVAMALRANVKLTASIIMGICGWGVSLVIQKFVFK is encoded by the coding sequence ATGTTTACTGTAGTAAAGATAATGATTTCAGCTGTAATTATTGGTATAGTGACAGAAGTATCAATGAGATTTCCAACTTACGGGGGAATCATTGCTGCATTGCCAATAGTCAGTTTATTAAGTTTGATTTGGATCCATATACAAGGTGAACAAACCCAATTTCTCAGTAAATTTGTATTTGGAGTTTTGAGGGGTCTTCCAGCGACGGGAATATTGTTATTAATTGTAGCGATGGCATTAAGGGCAAATGTAAAATTAACTGCATCAATTATTATGGGGATTTGTGGTTGGGGCGTCTCCTTAGTCATTCAAAAATTTGTATTTAAATAG
- a CDS encoding ABC transporter ATP-binding protein: protein MSRPLIEVKNLKKHFKTKKGIVHAVDGISFSIDRQKTLGVVGESGCGKSTAGRTILRLLEPTDGEVLINGKDVSKFDRRQLQEFRKEAQIVFQDPFSSLNPRKRVFDLIQDPLAIHRIYKNKNDKKKRVLELMDVVGLSHRLINTYPHELDGGRRQRIGIAKALALNPELIVLDEPVSALDVSVQARILNLLGELQKEMELTYLFISHDLSVVRHVSDEIAVMYLGKIVEKTDYKTLFNNPLHPYSQALISAIPVPDLEVRKRIILEGDVPSPINLKGGCRFYGRCWKKTDLCLQVEPELEELKKGVLVACHHAEAN, encoded by the coding sequence ATGAGCAGACCACTAATTGAAGTCAAAAACCTAAAAAAGCACTTCAAAACAAAAAAAGGGATCGTTCATGCTGTGGATGGAATCAGTTTCTCAATTGATCGACAAAAGACTCTTGGCGTAGTTGGGGAAAGCGGATGTGGTAAATCAACAGCAGGGAGAACCATATTGAGGCTATTAGAGCCTACTGACGGTGAAGTCCTAATTAATGGAAAAGATGTCAGTAAATTTGATAGAAGACAATTACAAGAGTTTAGAAAAGAAGCACAAATTGTTTTTCAAGATCCCTTTTCTTCCTTGAATCCACGTAAAAGAGTATTTGATCTAATACAGGACCCCTTAGCAATTCACAGGATCTATAAAAATAAAAATGATAAGAAGAAACGTGTGTTAGAACTTATGGATGTGGTTGGCCTGAGTCATCGTTTAATTAACACATATCCTCATGAGCTTGATGGTGGCAGAAGACAAAGAATTGGAATTGCCAAGGCGCTGGCGCTGAATCCAGAGCTAATTGTACTTGATGAACCGGTATCTGCCTTAGACGTTTCTGTTCAGGCAAGAATATTAAATCTGCTAGGTGAATTGCAAAAAGAAATGGAACTGACTTACCTATTTATTTCCCATGATTTATCAGTAGTTCGTCACGTAAGTGATGAAATAGCAGTTATGTATCTAGGTAAAATAGTGGAGAAAACTGATTACAAAACACTTTTTAATAATCCACTACATCCTTACTCACAGGCATTGATTTCAGCAATACCGGTTCCAGATCTAGAGGTAAGAAAAAGAATTATTCTAGAAGGCGACGTTCCAAGTCCAATAAATTTGAAGGGAGGTTGTAGGTTTTACGGCAGATGTTGGAAGAAGACAGATTTATGTTTGCAAGTTGAGCCTGAGCTGGAAGAGTTGAAAAAAGGCGTTTTAGTAGCATGTCATCACGCTGAAGCAAATTGA